In the Phocoena phocoena chromosome 14, mPhoPho1.1, whole genome shotgun sequence genome, ACTACACACTGTTCTTACCTTTGAAGCATTCTCTGTCTTCTTTATCTCTGATTAATGGTTCAGCAATTTCCCAAGCTAAAAATTTGCATGTTATCTTtaattctcctttcttcctcaccACTTACCCTACTTGATACCAATTTTATCTGCCTTAGAAATATCGCTTGAATCTGGCCCTCTATCTCTACTGAGGTAGCTACAAACTTGGCTCACTTTCTCATCCTGACATTCAAACTATTCCATGGCCCATTATTAAACTTGTCAGCTTCCTAGTTTCTCAGGTCCATTCTGCACATTGTTGCATGAATGTGTGCTGGTTCCTCTAAATTCCAAATTATTCAGCAGGGCCTTTATGATCAGGGAGATAAGGTTGGAAAGGTATAGCAATATAAGATAATTTAAGGCCTTCAATGCTTTGCTTAAACATTTTGGAAGAACTTTTATATACACAGACTGTGGAGACTCATCAAAGGTACTTGAGCACAAATGCAAAATTACCAGAGCTGTGACTTTTCTCAAGATAATTCTACCCAACACACAGAGTCCAGGCTCTGTGGGAAAGAAGAGACTGAAATGAAGAGGACTTCTTGTCCTACCCTACTACAAAGGAAGAGGTGGTCAGGACCCTGACTAATAATGGGAGTAGAAGGGATTGGAAGAGATTTTTGTAATTATCATTGGGTTTTTGaggaaatttttcataatttttattttttaatttaattttattgaagtatatttgatttacaatgttgtgttagtttcaggtgtacagcacagtgattcagtgtatatatatatattatatatatatatttttcagattcttttcctttataggttattacagaatatagagtatagttccctgtgctacacagtaggtccttgttggttatctattttattgggttggccaaaacgttcgggtttttccataacatcttttttttttcttggctgtgtaggttcttcgttgctgcgcgtgggctttctctagttgtggcgagtgggggctactcttcgttgcggtgcgcgggtttctcatagtggtggcttctcttgttgcggagcacaggctctaggcgtgcaggcttaagtagttgtggcacgtgttctcaggagttgtggctcgtgggctttagagcgcaggcttagtagttgtggcgcacgggcacagttgctccgcggcatgtgggaccttcccggaccaggggttgaacccgtgtcccctgcatgggcaggtggattcttaaccactgcgccaccagggaatcccttccataacatcttacatcaatatatatagtatatatagtagtatatatacgttaatcccaacctcctaatttaaaccccaccccacaccccacaccccgtcctttcccctttggtaaccataagtttctgtatctgtgggtctatttctgttttgtagataaattcatttctatctttttttttagattccacatataagtgatatcatatatttgtcattttctgtctCGCTTaccttacttagtatgataatctctaggtccatccatattgttgcagaggcattatttcattcttttttatggctaatactccattgtatatatgtaccacatctttatccatttatctgtcgggcatttacgttgcttccacatcttgactattgtaaatagtgctgcagtgaacattgagttgcatgtatccttttgaattagagttttctttggatatatgcccaggagtgggattgcaggatcatatggtaactctatttttagttttttaccaaATTTCTTCTTGTtagtaaagatgaaaatattaaaattaattcttctAAAACATCTCAGTAACTTTACTGtcaagtttgtttttcctttatttacaaATCCTTACGCTGTGCTAACCCTAGCCATACACATCCTCAATGACATTAGACTGACTTGGGTGGCCTAAAACATATCATATAAATTGCTTTTGATGTAACTGGCCCGTTAggaattttttcttccaggaaaaTGTATCATGCATTATTTATCaatgaaagtctttttttttaaaagtgcataAGTAGGTATTAGGGAAAAACATATATTATACAAGACCAACGGGTTTGAGATGGCAGTTTTCTTCATTAGTAATGTCAGAagacatatttttccatttagcaAGCCACTGTAGAACCACTTAACCTGACTTCATATGTAAGaagtataacagaaaaaaaaaaaagtataacagaCCATTCCCTCTTAGTAAAAGATTCTAAGAGTAGGGATGAAGCTAGCAAAGAGGAATGAGAAAAAATTTGCAGATAAGTTAAAAGCAAATCCTCCAGTTTGGTGAAGAATACATTTCTTTGGATTTAGGGTCTGAAGGCAGCTTCTCAAGTTCTGTCTTTGACATTTACTAAGTACAATAAAACAAGGTCGAAAAATGTCCATCGGATTCCGTGACGTGGATAGCACTGGTGGGTTGGTGAGAGTTGTTTTGGAGAAGAGTTGGGAATGGAGTCAATTTGGGGTGGGTTAAGAAGAGAATGAGTGGTGAAGAAATGGACACTGCAAGTTTAGACAATTCTTTGATAGCTAATAAGATTAAACATCATTTAGAATATGTTTATTGATCATCATAATTGTTTTGTAAATTGCCTGTTGATATTCTTTGGCCACTTAAAATTTTGTCGTTTTAACTGGCTTAaaagaactttttatttatttatttatttatttatttttggctgcattgggtcttcattgctgtgcaggggctttccCTAATtgcagcgagcaagggctactctttgttgctgtgcgtgagcATCTTATTGTGGtgacttgttgcagagcacaggctctaggcacgcaagcttcagtagttgtggcacgtggtctcagtagttgtggctcgcgggctctagagcacaggcttagcagttgtgaggcacgggcttagttgctccccagcgtgtgggatcttcccggaccagggctcgaacccacggcccctgtattggcaggcagattcttaaccactttgccaccagggaagtcccaagaacatTTGTAAATTAAGTATTTTGTACATTTGAatctttagtttgttttttcaattagaAAAGGGCTATTTGaatatatacttattataaaaaGTCTTtccaaaaaatacagaaataagtaAAGAGGGTCCCACCTTCTCTCTTCTGCCACCTCACTCCATCTCAGTATGTACTGTGAACAGTTTGGTATGTGTTATTTCtgatctttttctgcatctttatgtaaatatatacaaacacatgtatatggacatatagaggtggatttttttttcataaatagtaGCTTACTAAACATGTTATCTTGTGAATTTCACTGCTTTTCTGGGGGAGGGATTTTTCCATATCACTACTCATGGagcttccttattttatttatttccatgttgatgtacatttaggtttttcTGTTACAAAAAATGATATAGTAAATccttatacacatacatatacatgtttgaGTATTTCTATAGTAGTGTaaaaagtctttcttttaaatctcttaatttttgttttgcacGTTTGGATCTTTAATCTATCTGGAAGGTGTTTTGTTATAAGATATGaagggcaagtttcttaactttttagAGCTTCAGATCTGTTGTCTCTCACCTAAGAATAACAGTACTACCCTCACAGGACTGTTACAAGGGTTGTATCGGATTCTAGGTGACCAGCACCATGTGTGGCACATACTGGACATGtttattcccttcctttccttctaatTTGCCCAGTAAATTCAGGTAGTATCTGGGTGTGTTTATAGAATATGGTCTGTTTTTTCATATTCAATAACAATGTCATCCTGATTTCCTCAGTTTTGACATGTCTCACATTTCACAGAAAGGCTAACCCCAAAATTTTACCATCGAAATTGATGGAAGTTAGTAAGGCTCTACCATATTTTAAACTGGTGACAAGCAGGAGTTTAAGTGTTGCCTTTTGCTTTCCCTTCAGTGTtaggaaggaaatgaaataaagcatACTGACAAGAGTCAGATGTAagcaatctaaaagaaaaatatacatgaaataaagttatttgaaagccttaaaaatgagggtcttttaaaatatcttggatCCTTAattgcaataaaaattattactctTTCAAATAATATGCATTTTGTAATTAGGTTTTGACATTTAACTTTACAAGATTTTAATCTTTATGCACACTTATGATCttattatatatgtaattgtTACATACTCTGTTTACAGAAGGACTAGAGGCAGCCATCTATAGTATTGATCAACTCCGTGATGAGTTGACTCATTTCTGGCCTTATGTGCATCTTGCATATTTTATTGGCCCTTTCTAATTCATCATAGTATCATAGTGAGGCTACAGTAAAAAACTGTGATTACAGTAACTTAAAGAGACACAGGGTTAGTAAGCATTTTTTGTTTACCTGATTTCCTATGAGTGGCTCAGAATTTTGAACCAAAAACTGCTACCATAAGCGTTACTATTTTGCCTGTATTGCTGATTTTTAGTATCCCAGTTCTGTGATCAAGGAAGTTTGAACTAGAGGTGCCCCAAATATACGTTTGGCTGCATAAATCACCAACCAGtatggcttcccttgtggcacagtggttgagaatccacctgccgatgcaggggacacaggttcgatccctcgtccgggaagatcccacatgccacggagcagctaagcgcatgtgccacaactactgaacctatgctctagagcccgcaagccgtaACACTTATGTGATAAGAACTTCTTGTACAACACAGTCCTTAATTTACCAGAAACCTAGATCTGTGCTTTTCTGTAGTTCCTGGCAGGCAAAAGCCTTAAAAAGAGAGATTCTCCTTTTTAAGCAAGCTTCTGTGTTGTGAACTGCCTGTATGAGGGCCACATGGCAAAAGCAGCCacagctgacagccagcaggaAAACAGAGACCTCAGTCCTACTGCTGCAAGGACCTGGATGCTGCCAACAACCATGAGGTCTCAGAAGACAGTTCTGGGCCCCAGAAAGGGACACGGCCTGGCCGATGCCTTGACTGCAGCCGTGGGGGATCCTGAGCAGAGGATCACAAAGCTGTGctcagactcctgacccacaggcagagcccacatgccacaactactgaagcccatgcacctagagcccatgctccacagcaagagaagccaccacaatgagaagaagcctgcgcaccgcaatgaggggcagcccccgctcgccacagctagagagggcccacgcgcagcaacaaagacccaatgcagcctaaataaataaaatgaatttttaaaaattaaaaaaacaaaccagtatTCTACAGAGGCAGTCATAGAATGAACCTGTGGAACAATAACAAAATCTGAAATTTCATCcccattattaaaattttactaaaacattttattcattaGGTTTCAAAAGTTTGACCTTATTTTgcaggaaaaataatttctcagcACTGCCAGGCAGTCTTTTAATCTGTCAGATTCTTCCCATCCTTTTATCCTCTCACAATAATGACCTGTGAAAGGGCTAAGCCAGTTGTCTTGTAGAATGTACTACATCCTGAATTTGTCTGACTGTATTCTTATGGTATAACTTCCTAATTATTTCAGATAACCTTTATCAGAAAGGATGGAGTTGGGAAGAGGAAAACTTCTCAGGACTGGACTGAATGCGTTGTATCAAGCAATACACCCAATTCACGGCCTTGCCTGGACTGATGGGAATCAGGTAGTCCTGACCGATTTACACCTTCACGGTGGAGAGGCCAAGTTTGGGGACTCAGCGGTCATTGGACAATTTGAACATGTGTATGGGGTGTCCTGGGCCCCACCTGGTACAGCTGACACACCTGCTCTGCTCGCTGTCCAGCACAAGAAGCATGTCATTGTGTGGCAGCTGTGTCCTAGCACTACGGAGACAAGCAAATGGCTGATGTCTCAGACCTGTGAGATTAGACAGTCACTCCCTGTCCTTCCCCAGGGCTGTGTGTGGCACCCAAAAAGTGCTGTCCTGACTGTGTTGACTGCACAGGATGTCTCCGTTTTCCATAATGTTCACTGGGACAGTTCCCAGGTCAAAGTGGACATCAGCACCCAAGGCCTCATTCACTGTGCATGTTGGACCCAGGATGGCCAGAGGCTGGTGGTGGCAGTAGGCAGCAGCGTGCGTTCTTATATTTGGGACAGTGCTCAGAAGACTCTTCACAGGTGCTCCTTCTGCCCAGTGTTTGATGTGGCCAGCTACGTGCGCTCAGTCGGAGCCACTGTGGACTCACAGGTCGCTATAGCCACTGAGCTTCCACTAGATAAGATTTGTGGCTTAAATGCATCTGGAACCTTTGATATTCCCCCTAGTAGTGAAGGCACTTGTCTATATACTTTACCAGTTATTGACGAAGTTTCCTCTGAAACAAATTCTGAAACACcagtttctcccttttcttcatccttttctgATCCTCTGGATCTAACTCATATACACTTTGATAGATCTAAATCTGAGGCTAGTTCTCTTATTTGTCTAAGAAAAAAGGACTACTTGACAGGAACTGGCCTGGATTCTTCACACTTGGTCCTCTTGACCTTTGAGAAGGAGGTTACCCAGAACAGAAAAGTCACCATCCCGGGCATTCTGGTTCCTGATCTAATGGCGTTTAATCTTAAAGCACAGGTAGTCGCAGTGGCTTCCAATACgtgtaatataatttttatctattCTGTCATTCCATCATTTATGCCAAACATCCAGCAAATTCAGTTAGAGAGTAATGAAAGACCAAAAGGCATATGTTTCTTGACAgataaattattgttaattttgatAGGAAAACAGAAATCCACTGATTcggcatttcttttttcttcaaagtcTGATCAGTATATGATTCGTTTGATTGTTAGAGAAGTTATGTTGGAAGAAGACTCTCCAGTGACACTGAGTGAAAACCAGAGTGGTCACTCTGCTTTCAGTACTCTGTTAaataaagcaaatagaaaaaagcTAATTGAAAGTCTTTCCCCAGATTTTTGTCACCAAAACGGAGGGCTCTTGTTAACAGCTAATAGCAGCAGTCAAAGTGGAAGGCCTGGAAGAACCCTTATTCAAGAAATCAGAAGTCCTCCATCCAGTATCTGTGATGGCTCCACAGCCCTAGAAACTCTAGATGCCGGGCCTGTTAACCAGTCGGTAACACTGCCCGGACCCAGCGGCACACCAGACCACAGCAGTACCGCGGGACCTCCTAACTTACaagtggaaaaggaaaattatCAACTATCTAAGATACTGGAAATTTTATCTAGGAATCTGATTGAAGTGCAGCAGCGTCTTTCTGAACTCACAGACTTTCTACATAATGGAAAGAAATCCTCTCCAGTGTACCCACTCTCTCAGGATGTGCCTTATGTTCACATCACTTGCCAGGTAACTTCTTTGAGGAGCTACCACTGGCTCCTGCAGCCAGTAGGTACTGCAAGAGAAATTTATTGATGAGGAAGTAGTATTCTAGTTGAACTTCACTGATCTGGACATGTTATATTCAGACAAGTTGTTATACCTTTCCAGGTTGGTTGGATGGGCACACATACCAGTATACACCATGATTTTATCATGTGCATGGTGTGAAAACATGAATGATTGCGCTCATTCTGGCACGctatgtttagaaaaaaaattttttaattcatgcTGTTTCATTGCAAAAACCTTTTCCTTATGCAATTGCAGACACTCTTCTATTTATAAGAGAGCTTATAATAGCATAACAGCATAAGATTATAACAGCATCTTATAATATGCTGTTAAAAGAGAGGTTAtagtcattaaaaaattttaatgcatctGTTTATGCCTGTATACGCcaacataaaatattatatagtgGGATCATACCATATCCGTTTTTATCATGAACACTTTCCTTTCCCGTCACACTTGGCCCTGCTCCTCCTCCCTGTAACCCACTTTAACTAGCAGCTTAATGTGGATCCTTTCATATTTTACTTCACGCTCATATAATCTTACACAGGTCTTTGTATACATAGGTATATAGGTGCGGGGGGTGTTGGTGGTGACTTTGTCattgttttacaaaaatgggGTCGTATGGTGCATTCTTTACTTCATGCTGGGAGTATGCTGTTTATTCAGCCTTTCCCTTGCTGATGGACATTCACTTTGTTTTCAGTTCTTAGGCACTCCAAATGGTGCTGCAATAGTATTCTCATATGTATCTATTTGTATTcatacttttatttctgttggcTTGGTTCCCAGAAGTGGAAGTGCAAGTTTgaagagtatatatatacacacatatatatatgcttctACTTTTAATAGAGTTGACAGATTgcctttcaaagatttttttactGAACAGTGCATCATCACATGTCCATCAGCGACCAATGAGACTGTCCTTTTCCTCACTTCCTTACCAATCTGATGAGTGCAAAGTGGTATTTCACTTttgttaatttgtatttcctttactATTAGTGAATTTGAGTATGTTGTCATGTTTTTTGGCCAACTGTGAATTGcgttttgctcattttttcctATTGAGTTACAGTTTAAAAGAGTTTTTTATATTATAGAAATTGATATATATGTAATAGTctagattttcttgaattattttactatattgtttttacattatcttttttattttttatttttttgtggtacacgggcctctcactgctgtggcctctcccattgcagagcacagcctccggacgcgcaggctcagcggccatggctcatgggcccagccgctccgcgggcatgtgggatcttcctggaccggggcaggaacccgtgtcccctgcatcggcaggcggactctcaaccactgcgccactaggggagccctaaaatttttttagtataaaaaatttcaaacatataaaaaatatatatatatatatatatatatattttttttttttttttttgcagtacacgggcctctcactgttgtggcctctcccgttgcggagcacaggctccggacgcgcaggcccagcggccatggctcacgggcccagccgctccgcggcacgtgggatcttcccggaccggggcacgaacccgtgtcccctgcatcggcaggcggactctcaaccactgcgccaccagggaagccccaaaatatatttttaattatgaaaaaattgtaaacataTAGAAAGAATACCTGATGAAACCCTATCTATATCTATCACCTGGATTTAAtggttgttaacattttaccataattgcttcttttttttgtttcctaaaatatttttctaagtagaGGCATCATGGTGTTTCACCCAGAAGTATTTTGGGATGTTGTTCTAAAGTGTaagcacattttctttaattatcacTGTACCATTACCATACTTGATAACATTAACAATAATTActtaatatcatctaataccTACTTCTTATTCAAATTCCTAAATTGTCCCCCAAACCGGTTAAATCACAAATAAATCAGTTAAAAATCAGTTAAGTCactgatataaaaaaatttttttaattaatttcacaaGCACATTAGTGATCTTAGTTATATTATGTACCAAAGCTaattgaaacaaatatttataaacatttaacatCCCAATCCTAGATTTTTGAAGAGGATTTTTCCCACATTGTCTTCAGCCAAAATATGTAAATGGCTTTATTAACTACATGAAGTTTTCAGTGTATTTTCAATaaacagattttttatttttaaaaattatagtactTTACAAGTGTGAAAtctagtttggatttttttttccttccatgacttttcaaatattttttcttttttccctttttatttctctttttgaataGGCAGTTCATTtacttgctttaaaaaacaaaacattcttgCAATAGGAAGGTATATACTGAGAAGTCTTAGTTTCACCCCATCCTTGTTCAGCTTGTTCCCTTCACCTCATATaggtaaccatttttatttttattactttattcagATATTAGCAGatcttactatttatttttatttttccttttgttacacAAAGGTAAGGTACTATATACAATGTTCTGCATCTTTTTCCATTTACTTACATAGTCTCAAGAACTCTGTCAGCACAcagagctttttaaatttttttaacagatgcacagtatttttttttcctaattacaaaagtaatgtaTGCTCattgaagaaaaaatttaaccaaTATAAGcatatttaagtatatttaatgtttattggtttttttaatataagcatatTTAATGTAAGCATAAGCATATTTAATGTTTGTTTATTGGGTTTTTTGGCCAccctgtgtggcttgtgggatcttagttccccaaccagggatcgaacctgggctttcagcagtgaaagcgcagagtcctaatcactggaccacagggaattcccaagaatatTTAATGTTGAAAGTAAAAATTCTTCATAACCAAACCCGTAGAGAAAACCACAGGTATAGTTAGTAATGGAagtatttattccatttttttctatgcatttactAAAACCTTTGTCAATCTAAAAGATATAATGTctaattgtttgattttatttttctttaaatagattatttatttatttttggctgcgttgggtcttcattactgcgcacaggctttctcttgttgcggcgagcaggggctactctttgttgcggtgctcgggcttctcattgtggcggcttctcgttgcagagcacgggctctaggtgttgcagagcacgggctctaggtgcacaggcttcagtagttgtggcgcacgggcttagttgctccgcggcatgtgggatcttctcggaccagggctcaagcccgtgtcgcctgcattggcaggtggattcttaactactgcaccaccagggaagtccctaaatagattattttatcaaacaatatatacttttttacaaatatttatatttgtaaatgcattttttaaagtaaaaagaaatgtgtttttttgcctttcaattcttccttttctccatttataatGAGCTAGTTCAGCCAAGCTGTTATCAGTAAGTACTTCTGGAGGTAGAATTTTGGGGACTTTACTTTCTGCATtacaaatttctgttttctttatgttgagcatatatttctcttttaatgagaaaagtaaaagaaaaacaaaataaaagcaatgaagAGTTTTTCCCCCTATAATATCAGAAGCGACATTTCATAAGAGTTAAGATGAATGATTAGTTGCTTATGGCCCTTACAGTTTATTCATGtgctgtcttttaaaatgttattacatAGTAGACATACATCTTTTGAGCTGTTCATCGTATCAAAAATGGAGTACAGTTTACCTTTTAttgttgaaattatttttcttagtagTCAGAAAATGAGTAGTGATAACTTTAACAAGAAAATAAGTTAGACACATAACTTATAAAACTTTAAGAAATGCTTACATGAAGATATTGTCTCATAATATAGAATTAGAagttacattttttattctatgttctaTGAATATACCTTTGGACTTGATGTGTCTTAAAATAGAGCTATAattgttctatattttctttctgtatggatatttgcaaacattttcaaagatgcattaatttttaatataactttttaaaatttaaaaatcactgttatttatactttttctaaGCTAAGTGAATTtttaccacagtttgtttattttacttatgcAAATCCTCTGCTACTCCACGACTTagggcatttttttccccaataaagAAAACGTAAAACTTCTTAGTTATACAGGCATACCTAGTCTTATTGCACTTCAGAGagattgtgttttttacagattgaaggtttgtggcaaccctacatTGTCAGAtgatagcattttttagcaataaagcatttttaagttaaggtatgtacattattttattaGACATATGCATCTGCACACTTAAATGGGCTATAGAATATGCATTAGGAAACCAAAAACTTTCATGtggctcactttattgtgatactagctttattgcagtggtctggaaccacaCCTGCGGTATCTCCAAGGTACACCTGTTTCTACAACAGCCAAGCAGTTGTTCCTCACCATCAGATTTTATCTCTCAGGCTGCCATCCATCATCCTATAGTGTTATTAGTCACGTCCTAGGAAAGCCAGTTCCTAGCAATAAGGACATAACGCTGGGGAAGAACAGAGCAAAAGGAAATTAGGGGTTGTGTTTTGTCTGATTCTTTAGTTGTGTTAAATGATGCAGCAAAAAGCTCCTTATTTTCAAAGCTGAAGTTTAGTTGATAGCGGTAATAGATAGGAATTTTTTAAACTACACATTCTGTTCTTAGGAAATGTTAACTCCATTGCTTCTGTAATCAGTttaacaacttttatttttatatttgaagaaatcttattttttagGTCCTGTTGTAGAAAAAAGAGCTGTGCTTCTCTGCAACGGCAAGCTAAGACTCAGTACAGTCCAGCAGACTTTTGGCCTCTCTCTTATTGAAATGCTACATGGTAGGTAAAATTCAGAAATTGACTTTACCTGACACCCCCTCCCTCTATTATGTAACTTCCACTGGTGAGGAAAATGAAGTGTACCAACCATTCAGTGATTCATTAGATagttaaaaagtattattaattGCCTATTGTATGCCCAGGCCTATTATAGGTGCCAAAATACATGGAAAATATGGGTTCTACCCTTAAGGAACTTACAACCTAGCTGGAAAACCTAAATGTACACATGAAAAAACCAAATAGAGTTATGAAGCAATATATAACAGCTGCAAGGAAATAACATAAAAACCTCATATATACTTGTTGCACTAAAACATAAAGATCATAGCATTGCAGaatatttcttttgtgtgtgtgggtgggtgttttatatatacatttttttttaatattcttttccactatggtttatcacaggacactgaatatagttctctgtgctatacagtagaccttgttgttttcttttttatttttggc is a window encoding:
- the WDCP gene encoding WD repeat and coiled-coil-containing protein, which produces MELGRGKLLRTGLNALYQAIHPIHGLAWTDGNQVVLTDLHLHGGEAKFGDSAVIGQFEHVYGVSWAPPGTADTPALLAVQHKKHVIVWQLCPSTTETSKWLMSQTCEIRQSLPVLPQGCVWHPKSAVLTVLTAQDVSVFHNVHWDSSQVKVDISTQGLIHCACWTQDGQRLVVAVGSSVRSYIWDSAQKTLHRCSFCPVFDVASYVRSVGATVDSQVAIATELPLDKICGLNASGTFDIPPSSEGTCLYTLPVIDEVSSETNSETPVSPFSSSFSDPLDLTHIHFDRSKSEASSLICLRKKDYLTGTGLDSSHLVLLTFEKEVTQNRKVTIPGILVPDLMAFNLKAQVVAVASNTCNIIFIYSVIPSFMPNIQQIQLESNERPKGICFLTDKLLLILIGKQKSTDSAFLFSSKSDQYMIRLIVREVMLEEDSPVTLSENQSGHSAFSTLLNKANRKKLIESLSPDFCHQNGGLLLTANSSSQSGRPGRTLIQEIRSPPSSICDGSTALETLDAGPVNQSVTLPGPSGTPDHSSTAGPPNLQVEKENYQLSKILEILSRNLIEVQQRLSELTDFLHNGKKSSPVYPLSQDVPYVHITCQKSYFLGPVVEKRAVLLCNGKLRLSTVQQTFGLSLIEMLHDSHWILLCADSEGFIPLTFTATQEIVIRDGRSNDFRGPVS